A stretch of the Peromyscus eremicus unplaced genomic scaffold, PerEre_H2_v1 PerEre#2#unplaced_46, whole genome shotgun sequence genome encodes the following:
- the LOC131901197 gene encoding uncharacterized protein LOC131901197 isoform X1, with the protein MLTRLNRILGRQDDEHRETKGRQKEDSLQSPCHRSRNKWFWGKRRTTRKASSTPFFLTEQEQQLNQVDKLTLQLQMMTNERNELLELLALYNNNELNNRLISELEMLKTQHEKEMSDVKKFPKEICEASYKCKELSEQTNSYRTLYSQLLSEWTQLMEKVSMLKEDNLKQQGEQILLQESCEEARRLCEKAHGMIYDLWTKQQQVG; encoded by the exons ATGCTGACTAGACTGAACAGGATTCTTGGGAGACAGGATGACGAGCACAGGGAGAccaaagggaggcagaaggaagacagccttcagtctccatgtcacagatcaagaaataaatggttctggggaaagcgca GGACTACTAGGAAGGCATCATCCACACCCTTCTTCCTCACTGAGCAGGAGCAACAGCTGAACCAGGTGGATAAACTGACCCTTCAGCTACAGATGATGACCAATGAGAGGAATGAACTGCTGGAACTCCTGGCCCTTTATAACAACAATGAGTTGAACAACAG gctgATATCTGAGCTTGAGATGCTGAAAACACAGCATGAGAAGGAGATGTCAGATGTGAAGAAATTCCCCAAGGAGATCTGTGAGGCCTCGTACAAGTGCAAGGAGCTGAGTGAGCAGACCAACTCCTACCG CACTCTCTACAGTCAGCTCCTGAGTGAATGGACTCAGCTAATGGAAAAAGTGAGCATGTTGAAAGAGGACAACTTAAAGCAGCAGGGGGAGCAGATTTTACTACAAGAGTCCTGTGAGGAGGCAAGGAGGCTCTGTGAGAAGGCCCATGGGATGATCTATGATctctggacaaagcagcagcaggTAGGTTGA